The DNA window ACCCCGGCGGTGACCGCGGGCGTTGCGGTGTCGATCGCCAGGATCAGGCGGCTCACGGCACGCTCCACTGCCAGATCGCGGTGCGCACCTCGGTATCTGCGCCCCGTTCGAGCCGGATGTCCAGATGGCTGTCGGACAGGCGCTCGGCCAGTCCTTCACCCCATTCGACGACGACGACCGCGTCGTCGAGATCGGTGTCCAGGTCCAGCGAGTCGAGTTCGGCGAGCAGGTCGACGGAGGCGGCATCCAGCAGCCGGTAGAGGTCGACGTGGATCATGGCCGGGGCGTCGGTACGGCGTGCCCGGTGCACGCGGGCCAATACGAAAGTCGGCGAGACGACCGGCCCGTCGACATCCATGGCCTGCGCAATCCCCTTGGCCAACACTGTCTTTCCCGCGCCGAGCGGACCCGACAGCACGACGACGTCACCGGCGCGCAGTTCTCGGCCCAGCCGCTCGCCCAGGGCGATGGTGTCGGCCGCAGTCGGCAGCTCGGCCGTCCCCGCGCCACGCTCAGCCATGGTGGCGCACCCGGTCCCGGACGCGGCGGGTGAGCGCGACGAGCTTGGACGGAGTTGCGCGTTCCACCAGCCGGACCAGCGCGTCGTCGATGACATCAGGCTGTTCGAGCTCCACGAGATGG is part of the Mycolicibacterium tusciae JS617 genome and encodes:
- the tsaE gene encoding tRNA (adenosine(37)-N6)-threonylcarbamoyltransferase complex ATPase subunit type 1 TsaE, which produces MAERGAGTAELPTAADTIALGERLGRELRAGDVVVLSGPLGAGKTVLAKGIAQAMDVDGPVVSPTFVLARVHRARRTDAPAMIHVDLYRLLDAASVDLLAELDSLDLDTDLDDAVVVVEWGEGLAERLSDSHLDIRLERGADTEVRTAIWQWSVP